Proteins co-encoded in one Quercus robur chromosome 8, dhQueRobu3.1, whole genome shotgun sequence genomic window:
- the LOC126694972 gene encoding F-box protein At3g07870-like has translation MSDNLPELTKSFTEDFLHNEEESVLDSLPPEILPEILVRLPTKAIIKCTSVCKTWKSLIQSPTFISDYLRHSATKNDHPLLLFRLCSENLAKAVESLRRDIVEKEVYALHWDDNKDFSEHASFDFPFHGQSINGVFRVVGTCNGLVCLADDLYRYCYNFIIWNPCIRKFVQLPRPHMRFSTHGGYDASVGFGFDSESNDYKVVRFVSLQNKGSFGKFPPEVEVYSLATGEWRILEASPPKGCVPYRDQAFVDNQEAFVNGALHWVALRRSKKKLINFVMVFDVGDEVFREIALPNLDECALSDSIWAYGNSLALIQHSNLWVMKEYANASSWTKILSLADQGVRMGIPRPLGMGASKSKARGFRKSGEVIVEMGDGQLISRDLKTEEIKDLGISGYGFTFVGSYVESLALLDNPNQRAKTTEGLAFLDEANSAITEVQEWDEKDFAMELFRQMFLMPFLSSLTQ, from the exons ATGTCAGACAACTTACCTGAACTCACCAAGTCCTTCACCGAAGATTTTTTACACAACGAAGAAGAATCGGTTTTGGACTCTCTGCCTCCCGAAATCCTACCAGAAATTCTCGTTCGACTGCCTACAAAAGCCATCATCAAGTGCACCTCCGTCTGCAAGACATGGAAATCACTCATCCAAAGCCCCACCTTCATTTCCGACTATCTCCGCCACTCCGCCACCAAAAACGACCACCCCCTCCTCCTCTTCAGGCTCTGCTCCGAGAACCTCGCGAAAGCGGTGGAGAGCCTGAGACGGGACATAGTCGAAAAAGAAGTGTACGCTCTGCATTGGGATGACAACAAAGATTTCAGCGAACACGCCAGCTTCGACTTCCCCTTCCACGGCCAAAGCATCAATGGAGTGTTCCGCGTCGTGGGCACCTGTAATGGCCTGGTCTGCCTCGCCGATGATTTGTATAGGTACTGCTACAATTTCATCATCTGGAACCCATGCATTCGAAAGTTCGTCCAGCTTCCTAGACCCCATATGCGCTTCTCCACGCACGGTGGCTATGACGCATCTGTTGGGTTTGGATTCGACTCCGAATCCAATGACTACAAGGTGGTGAGGTTTGTGAGTCTTCAAAATAAAGGCTCATTCGGTAAGTTTCCGCCGGAGGTCGAGGTCTACTCACTTGCCACTGGTGAATGGAGGATTCTAGAGGCCTCGCCTCCCAAAGGTTGTGTGCCTTATCGCGACCAGGCTTTTGTCGATAACCAAGAGGCCTTTGTCAATGGGGCGCTGCATTGGGTTGCTCTGAGGAGGTCTAAGAAAAAACTTATTAACTTTGTGATGGTGTTTGATGTGGGGGACGAGGTCTTCCGCGAGATAGCATTGCCGAATCTTGATGAGTGTGCGCTGAGTGATTCTATTTGGGCATATGGGAATTCGCTTGCCTTGATTCAACATTCTAACTTATGGGTGATGAAGGAATATGCAAATGCGTCGTCTTGGACCAAAATTCTAAGTTTGGCTGATCAAGGTGTCAGAATGGGCATACCAAGGCCGTTAGGTATGGGAGCAAGCAAATCTAAGGCAAGAGGTTTTAGGAAGAGTGGTGAGGTTATTGTAGAAATGGGTGACGGGCAGCTCATTTCACGAGACCTTAAGACCGAAGAGATTAAAGATCTTGGGATTTCTGGATATGGGTTTACTTTTGTTGGTTCTTATGTTGAGAGTCTAGCTTTACTCGACAATCCCAACCAAAGAGCTAAAACAACAG AAGGTCTAGCTTTCCTCGATGAAGCCAACAGTGCAATTACTGAGGTACAAGAATGGGATGAAAAG GACTTTGCGATGGAACTTTTCCGACAAATGTTTCTGATGCCGTTCTTAAGTAGTTTAACTCAGTGA
- the LOC126694971 gene encoding F-box/kelch-repeat protein At3g23880-like, whose protein sequence is MWDSPPPEILTFVLIRLPIKSIITCTSVSKTWKSIIQNPSFISTHLHHSKNKHPLLLFRLPPSEHRVSDKELYALYCDNNNNNNNNNPDLYEHTRFDFPLSGTFRVVGTCNGLVCFTMKFTDRFFFWNPLVRKLVNLPTPSVGLRTLRFYNPSIGFGFDPKTNDYKVVRIVSASESESSKVPKVEVYSLATAQWRVVPAVPPTGTAFADRCDPHAFVNGALHCVASKSNIDNEILNFILVFDLGDEVFREIAMPKPLDNPENLVGVSVSAYRNSLALIQWGVSIRCVDIWVMKWYAVASSWTKMFSTLADQGGFLPRPIGFKKTGEALLEMHKGQFVSRDLETQQIKDLRTIGDKFTFVDSYVESLVLLNKPNCAFAY, encoded by the coding sequence ATGTGGGATTCTCCACCTCCAGAAATCCTAACTTTTGTTCTCATACGGTTACCAATAAAATCCATCATAACTTGCACCTCCGTTTCCAAAACATGGAAATCCATCATCCAAAACCCTTCCTTCATCTCCACCCATCTCCACCACTCCAAAAACAAGCACCCCCTCCTTCTCTTCAGGCTCCCTCCAAGTGAACACAGGGTTAGTGATAAAGAACTCTACGCATTGTATtgtgacaacaacaacaacaacaacaacaacaacccagATTTATATGAACACACCAGGTTTGACTTCCCTCTCAGCGGGACGTTCCGTGTGGTGGGTACCTGTAACGGCTTGGTCTGCTTTACCATGAAATTCACTGACAGGTTCTTTTTCTGGAACCCTCTTGTTAGAAAGCTTGTGAATCTTCCTACACCCAGTGTTGGCCTCCGAACACTTCGTTTTTACAACCCCTCtattgggtttggatttgatcCCAAAACTAATGACTATAAGGTGGTGAGGATTGTGAGTGCTAGCGAGAGTGAAAGCTCTAAGGTACCCAAGGTTGAGGTTTACTCGCTCGCCACTGCTCAATGGAGAGTGGTTCCTGCAGTGCCTCCCACAGGTACTGCGTTTGCAGACAGATGTGATCCACATGCTTTTGTCAATGGGGCTTTGCATTGTGTTGCCAGTAAAAGCAATATTGACAACGAAATTCTGAATTTTATATTGGTGTTCGATTTGGGGGACGAGGTATTCCGCGAGATAGCAATGCCAAAACCTTTGGATAATCCTGAGAATTTGGTGGGTGTGTCTGTTTCAGCTTATAGGAATTCCCTTGCCTTAATTCAATGGGGGGTTTCTATTCGTTGTGTCGATATATGGGTGATGAAATGGTACGCCGTTGCATCCTCTTGGACCAAAATGTTTTCAACTTTGGCTGATCAAGGAGGCTTCTTACCAAGGCCAATAGGTTTTAAGAAGACTGGTGAGGCTTTATTGGAAATGCATAAAGGACAGTTCGTCTCACGAGACCTTGAGACCCAACAGATTAAAGATCTTAGGACTATTGGAGATAAATTTACTTTTGTTGATTCTTATGTTGAGAGTCTAGTTTTGCTCAACAAACCCAACTGTGCATTTGCATACTGa
- the LOC126693934 gene encoding uncharacterized protein LOC126693934 has protein sequence MEASCSTNSSVRRRAPMTCYCNKKLVLVVTWTEDNPGRRFYGCPNYWVGRKCRFFQWRDDEICERGKVFIPQQRQRIIKLEAELVDCKKREKFLVVVVALFVVIFAVLCLLR, from the exons ATGGAAGCAAGCTGTTCAACAAATTCCAGTGTGAGAAGGAGAGCACCAATGACGTGCTACTGTAATAAAAAACTTGTCCTAGTTGTGACGTGGACTGAAGACAACCCTGGCAGAAGGTTCTATGGTTGTCCAAACTACTGG GTGGGGCGGAAGTGTAGGTTCTTCCAATGGCGTGATGATGAGATATGTGAACGTGGTAAGGTGTTTATCCCACAGCAAAGGCAAAGGATCATCAAACTTGAGGCTGAGCTTGTAGACtgcaagaaaagagagaagtttTTAGTTGTAGTTGTGGCATTGTTTGTGGTGATATTTGCAGTTCTATGTTTGCTTAGGTAG